From the genome of Adhaeribacter pallidiroseus:
ATAATTTATACCATTTTATATATTGGCCCGTGGCTGGCTGAGCCGCAGTTCCTTCTTCCTGGCCACTGGTAATAAAGTGCAACTCGGCGACCGATAACCGTTTTTGCCGCGCGGGCACTTCGTAAAAGAGAAACCAGAAGATTAACCAGACAAAGCCTAAAGCCCCGGTAATCCAGAAAACTTCCTGCCAGCCATGATATTTTAAAATCCAGGGCACGATGATGAGCGCCATAACTACCCCGATGCTGGTACCGGCGTTAAAAATACCGGTAGCTTTGGCCCGTTCGCTTTTCGGGAACCACTCGGCGACGGCTTTCATGGCGGCCGGAAAATTGCCGGCTTCGCCGAGGCCCAAACCTACCCGGGCCAGTCCAAAACCAAAAGCACTGCGGGCTACGGCGTGCAGCATAGCGGCTACGCTCCAGACCACTACGGTAATGGTGTACCCCAGCTTCGTCCCGATTTTATCAATTACCCGTCCCGATATTAGCAGTCCCACCGCGTAGGCAGCGGTAAAGGCCATAACAATGCGGGCAAAATCGGTTTCGGTCCAATTAAATTCTTTTTCCAGGGTCGGTTTTAATAAACCAATAATTTGCCGGTCGAGGTAATTAATGGTGGTAGCGGTAAAAAGCAAAGCAACAATAACCCAGCGGTAATTTCCAATCTTAGGACCCGGCATAAAGTTGAGTTTATTAAATATTTTGGTTTAAAGGTTTATATAAGATCAACGGTTAGGCGCCGGTATGATATTCCCGCACAAAGGCTTCGAAATGTGCTTTTAGCGCTGACCAGTTTTCTTCCTGAATCATTTTTTTATCAAACAGCTGGCTGCCAATACCAAAACCATCGGCGCCCGCTTGTAAAAATTGCGCCAGGTTGTTTAGGTTTACGCCCCCGGTGGGCATTAATTTTACCTGGTCCAACGGAGCTTTTACATCTTTAATGTATTCCGGACCCAACGCCGTTGCCGGATAAACTTTTACCATACGCGCGCCCAAAGACCAAGCCCGGTAAATTTCGGTGGGCGTATAAGCTCCCGGGAAAATGGGAATATCTTGCTCTACACAACTCCGGATTACTTTTTCATCTATAATCGGCGTTACAATAAACTGCGCTCCGGCGGCCAAAGCGCGTTGTAAATCAGCTTCGGTGCAAACCGTACCGGCACCTACGTTTAAAGAACCGCCGTATTGGGCCAGCGCATAAGCAATCATTTCTGCTACCCCGGGAGTGTTCATGGTTATCTCGATGGTGGTAAAACCAGCCGCCAGGTAAATGGGCAAAATTTGCCGGATACCGTCGAAAGATATGTTCCGGACTATGCCCACTAAAGGCATTTGCCGGAAGCGCTCCTGCGAAAATTGGTGTACATTCATTTAGTAGGTTTTATTAACGGTACTTGCTGCTGTTGAAAGATGGTGACTTGCCCCGCGATAGTGGCTTTATCAATGAACTCCGGCGGAATAATAATGGTATCGTTCAGTAGCTGCAATTCTTCCAGGGCCAGCTTATAAAATTTAAATAAATTGCTACCACTGCTTAAAATAATAGGGGCAGCTTCTTTTGGCAATAAACTCCTTAACTCCGTGCCGATGAGTAAACCGCTTAAATAATAGAAATTTTGTTTTTTGGTAAGGTTCCGGAATAATTGGTTGGTTCTAACGGTAAATAAGCCGTGTAAAATAGTAGAGTTACCCGATTCCCGGACCCCGCTTCTAAAGCCGTTTAACTCGGGTTCTTTTATTTCGGCACTGTCCGGACTTTCGATCGAATCTTTTAAAATACTGGCACCGGCCATTAAATTAAAAATTTCGCCGGTCATAAAAGTTTGGAAGCTGATTACCTGCTGCTGCCGGACCGTAATGTGTTTGGAGTGCGTACCCGGAAAGATAAAAATAGATTCGCCGGTAATTCCCGCCAGATCCATTAAGTGAATTAAGCCTACTAACTGCGTTTCTTCGCCGCGCATAACGTCTCCATCGGTCCGGATGCCGGAAATCAGCAACAAGTCGTGCGGAAAATCGGGCTGGCGTTCGAAATGCCGGATGCCCGCCTGGCTGCCATCTACGGCAAACGGTAATTCGGCGTACGGCAGTTCTTCCAGTCCCAGCGAAGAAGAGGCCATGCCGGAAAGCACCAATGGGGTAGCATCTAAGTTGGTGTGCAGTTTAGCGGCCAGATTTTGAATGTGGTGGCGCAGCTGCTCCTGAAAAAACTGTTTCCGGGAAACGCCGTTGGTTTTAGCTTGGTTTTTCCAGGCGTTAAAGGTACTGGCAATACCTTCCGGATTGATTACTTCGCCTAAAATCTGCCGGGTATCTTTATTTACCAATCGTAATCGAAAAGACGAGGTTCCCCAATCACAACATAATAAAGTATGGCTCATGTAATGGTTTGTTTGTTGCTGTATGAGTAGGAGTACGCTAAAACGGTTCGCGGGTAGTTTGCCAATATTGAATCATTAAAGAATTATCATGGTGTGAAAATCACTTTCGCCAAAAGGCTTACGAAAGGCCAGGCAGAGGCACGATGGTTCTTTAATGAATAGCCAATATATTAAGCTTAATCGTTAAAACAATATCCGGGCGATTATAATTTAAAATTTATTTATTATTTACCGTTAAGTTAAGCTGCCTCTTTTTTCTTCTCCCAAATCTTTCTTGTTTTATTTTAAAAAGCGCAATACAACAACCCTATTTACTGTTAATTTATCAACAAAAAACCCATATACTACATCATACCAGTAATTTATTCAATATTTTTGAATTTTATTGTCTTTTTTTTAAATTTTCGTGAGGATTAAAGCTTGCATCCCTTAAAATTTAATAAATTTTACAAAATAAATCTGGAAAGCTTTTTTTGTTTAAACGATTAAATTAAGTTTGAAATAAGCCTCCTGTTTCTATTCTTGCCAGATGAATAAAAAAGTTTCTCTTAAAGACATCGCGCAAAAAGCCGGCGTTTCTACCGCCTTAGTGTCTTATGTACTGAGTGGCAAAGAAAAAGAAAGCCGGGTAGGTCAGGAAATGGCTATTAAAATCAAGCAAATAGCCAAAGAGCTGAATTACCAGCCCAACCACCTAGCTAAAAGCCTGCGCAGCGGCAAAACGCACACCATCGGGTTAATTATCGCCGATATCTCTAACCCGTTTTTCGCCAATATCGCTCGGATTGTAGAAGACGAAGCCAAAAAATCAGGCTACACGGTTATTATTGGCAGCTCCGACGAAAACCCCGACAATTCCTGGGATTTACTCAATGTTCTGCTGAACCGCCAGGTAGATGGTTTTATTATTGTTTCTTCGGAAAACTCGCAAAACCAAATTTATTACCTGAAAGAACAACACGTTCCTTTTATTTTACTCGACCGCTATTTCCCGGAAATTCAGGCTGACTTTGTATCCATCAATAATTTTAAAGCAGCGTACGATGCGGGCGTACATTTAATAAAAAATAACTACCGCCGGATTGGGTTTATTGGCTACAAGTCGCAGCTTTTTCACATGCAGGAAAGAATTCGGGGTTACCAGCTAGCTTTAAAAGAACACAAAATTACGCCGCACAAAAGCTGGTTAAAAGAAGTCCGGATTCAGCACATCGAAAAAGAAGTCCGGCTGGCCATGGATGAATTTATGGCGGCTGAAGCACCGGTTGACGCCATTATTTTTGCGACTTACAGTTTAGCCACCAACGGCCTTAAATATTTAAACGAGCTCCAATTAAAAGTACCGGCCGATGTAGGCATCGTTAGTTTCGGGCAGGCCGAGGTATTTGATTTGTATTACTGCCCCATTACCTATTTACACCAGCCCATCGGCGATTTAGGCAAAACCGCGGTGGAGCTTTTGATAAAAAAATTAAAAAATCCGGACGAAGGCATGCGGCAGGTGTTAATGGAAGCCAAACTTATCAGCCGCGAATCTTCCAGAGCGAAAGAATAGGATTTTTTTAAATTTTAGCTTAATCGATTAACGATTTTTTAGGGTTTACTATTGCTTATTTAATTACCGCGGTAAAATCAGCTTATACATTTTAATATCCAGCTGATTATAAACGTTTTAGCAATCGAACATCGAACAACGAATAACGAGCAAAACTTACATACACATTATGCAACGAAGACATTTCCTGAAGTCCGCCATGCTGGGGTCCGCCGCCGTTTTGGCCGGTTTCCCGCTCATTAAAGCCGAGGCCGCTTCTAAAATGAAAATTACGAAAATCCGGTACTACAGCGCACCGGGTTACAACAAGCCCTTGTTTAACCAGGCCCGGGGCATTGTGGAAATCGAAACCAGCGGCGGCATTATCGGTATTGGCGAAGGCGGCTCCCGGGACATGATTGAGCAATGCGCCCAGATGATGATTGGCGAAGATCCTTTCCGGATTGAGCATATCTGGCAAACCTTGTACCGGGGCATGTTTTACCCGCCGGGCCGCGAAAAACTACACGCCCTGGGTGCCCTGGAAATGGCCTTGTGGGATATTAAAGGCAAAGCCTTAAACGTGCCGGTCTACGATTTACTCGGCGGCGCCACCCGCGATTATGTAGAATGCTATGCTACCGGGTTCCGGGCCTCTAAAGCCAAAGACGAAGAACAACGGGCCCGCGACTGCATCGAAGCGGGCTTACGCGCTTACCGCATTGGTCCCACCGGCGGCAACGGCGACGCCCCGTTTGATTTTTACGAAAACGCCAAGAAAACCATTGAGTTCTCGAAACGCATCGATGCGGCGGTAGGCGGCGGGGGCAAATGGGCCATTGATTTACACACCCGCTTTGATACGCCCGAAGCCATTAAAATATGCACCGCTTTGGAAGAGTTAGAACCTTTTTTTGTGGAAGACCCGATTCGCTCGGAAAACCCGGATGTATTCAAAACCTTGCGCCCCATGCTGAAAGTGCCGCTAACCGTAGGCGAGCAATTCGGCGACCGCTGGGATATTAACACTATGATGGAACAGCATTTAATTGATTACTCCCGGGTAACCCTGCCCAATACCGGGGGCATTACCGAATTTAAAAAAATCACGTCCATCGCCGAAACCCACTACGTCGGTATGATTCCGCATTTCACGGGGCCTTTGTCTACGGCGGCGCTGGTGCATACTTTGGGTTCCAGCAGCCCGATCCGGGCCATGATCGAACTGGCCGGGGGCGAGCCCGAGAAAATACCTTATTTCAACGATGATTATGTACTTTTTAAAAACGGCAAGCTTTACCTCAATCCGGCTCCGGGTTTAGGCGTGAAGTTCAACCCGAAAAAAGCTGATTTTGTGTTGGAAGTTACTGCTAATACCAAGTTCCCGCACCCAATTCTGCATAGCCCGGATGGCGCAGTGCATAATTGGTAAGCCACCTAGGTAGTATTTGATAGCTTACCGAGTACCTGTTAATAAGATAATTCCGGGTTAATAAAGCTGGTTGCCGATCCGGAATTTTAAAAAATAGAAGGATAATTTTTAAGCAATACTAAATGAAATCTTCTACGAATAATTCTGGTATTTCCCGACGAAAAGCGATTCAGTCGGTTTTGGGAGTAGCGGGTTTGGGCTTAACGCTGCCAGCTTCGTCGTACGCGTATGCTGCTCCGCCGCCACCCACCTACTACCGCGAAAAAGTTAAAATTACCCGCCTGGAAACTTTCCTGATTAAGCCTCGCTGGATTTTTCTGCGCATTCACACCGATGCTGGCGTGGTAGGTTTAGGCGAACCGTTGCTGGAAGGCCGGGCGCTTACCATTCAAACGGCCATTAAAGAAGTAGAACCTTACTTAATCGGCAAAGACCCGCGGCAGGTAGTGCACCATTGGCAGGCCATTTACCGCCACGCTTTTTACCGGGGCGGCCCCATTTTAACCAGCGCCTTAAGCGGCATCGACCATGCTCTATGGGACATTAAGGGCAAATTGCTGAACGTGCCGGTGTACGAGTTGCTGGGTGGCCCTACCCGCGACCGGGTGCGCGTATACGGCCGGGCCAGCAATGCCGAAGACATGAAGAAACGCGTGGCCGAGGGGTATAAAACCATTAAAACCGGCGTGGCCAAAGAAAACCAAATTCCGGCCCGTATCGTCGAAAACCCCAAGTTCATCCAGTACGCCGCCGATAATTTTGCTTCGCTGCGGCAGGCCGGCGGCAAAGACATGGACATAGGTATTGATTTTCACGGAGCTATTTCGCCGCAAACGGCTAAAGTTCTCATTAAAGAATTAGAGCCTTTTCAGCCGATGTTTGTGGAAGAGCCCTGCCAGGCGCAAAATGTAGATACCATGGCCGAAATCGCGCACGGCACGCATATCCCGATTGCCACCGGCGAACGCATTTTTACCAAGTGGGGCTTCCGCGAAATCTTGGAGAAAAAAGCCGCCAGCATTTTACAACCCGAT
Proteins encoded in this window:
- a CDS encoding MFS transporter — encoded protein: MPGPKIGNYRWVIVALLFTATTINYLDRQIIGLLKPTLEKEFNWTETDFARIVMAFTAAYAVGLLISGRVIDKIGTKLGYTITVVVWSVAAMLHAVARSAFGFGLARVGLGLGEAGNFPAAMKAVAEWFPKSERAKATGIFNAGTSIGVVMALIIVPWILKYHGWQEVFWITGALGFVWLIFWFLFYEVPARQKRLSVAELHFITSGQEEGTAAQPATGQYIKWYKLFTFPQTWAFVTGKGLIDPIYWFFLFWLPSYFSSTFNLDLKKPSLPLMLIYLATTVGSIGGGYFSSWLIKKGMPTLKARKTALFIFAVLEVSIILAQFATDVWVAVGLISLAVAVHQAWATNIFTTASDMFPKEAVSSVVGIGGMAGAVGGILFPILVGYLLDTYKAQGNLAGGYNLLFTICGFTYLTAWLIIHVLTRKAKKVEAYQLV
- a CDS encoding bifunctional 4-hydroxy-2-oxoglutarate aldolase/2-dehydro-3-deoxy-phosphogluconate aldolase, with amino-acid sequence MNVHQFSQERFRQMPLVGIVRNISFDGIRQILPIYLAAGFTTIEITMNTPGVAEMIAYALAQYGGSLNVGAGTVCTEADLQRALAAGAQFIVTPIIDEKVIRSCVEQDIPIFPGAYTPTEIYRAWSLGARMVKVYPATALGPEYIKDVKAPLDQVKLMPTGGVNLNNLAQFLQAGADGFGIGSQLFDKKMIQEENWSALKAHFEAFVREYHTGA
- a CDS encoding 2-dehydro-3-deoxygalactonokinase; protein product: MSHTLLCCDWGTSSFRLRLVNKDTRQILGEVINPEGIASTFNAWKNQAKTNGVSRKQFFQEQLRHHIQNLAAKLHTNLDATPLVLSGMASSSLGLEELPYAELPFAVDGSQAGIRHFERQPDFPHDLLLISGIRTDGDVMRGEETQLVGLIHLMDLAGITGESIFIFPGTHSKHITVRQQQVISFQTFMTGEIFNLMAGASILKDSIESPDSAEIKEPELNGFRSGVRESGNSTILHGLFTVRTNQLFRNLTKKQNFYYLSGLLIGTELRSLLPKEAAPIILSSGSNLFKFYKLALEELQLLNDTIIIPPEFIDKATIAGQVTIFQQQQVPLIKPTK
- a CDS encoding LacI family DNA-binding transcriptional regulator is translated as MNKKVSLKDIAQKAGVSTALVSYVLSGKEKESRVGQEMAIKIKQIAKELNYQPNHLAKSLRSGKTHTIGLIIADISNPFFANIARIVEDEAKKSGYTVIIGSSDENPDNSWDLLNVLLNRQVDGFIIVSSENSQNQIYYLKEQHVPFILLDRYFPEIQADFVSINNFKAAYDAGVHLIKNNYRRIGFIGYKSQLFHMQERIRGYQLALKEHKITPHKSWLKEVRIQHIEKEVRLAMDEFMAAEAPVDAIIFATYSLATNGLKYLNELQLKVPADVGIVSFGQAEVFDLYYCPITYLHQPIGDLGKTAVELLIKKLKNPDEGMRQVLMEAKLISRESSRAKE
- a CDS encoding mandelate racemase/muconate lactonizing enzyme family protein, whose protein sequence is MQRRHFLKSAMLGSAAVLAGFPLIKAEAASKMKITKIRYYSAPGYNKPLFNQARGIVEIETSGGIIGIGEGGSRDMIEQCAQMMIGEDPFRIEHIWQTLYRGMFYPPGREKLHALGALEMALWDIKGKALNVPVYDLLGGATRDYVECYATGFRASKAKDEEQRARDCIEAGLRAYRIGPTGGNGDAPFDFYENAKKTIEFSKRIDAAVGGGGKWAIDLHTRFDTPEAIKICTALEELEPFFVEDPIRSENPDVFKTLRPMLKVPLTVGEQFGDRWDINTMMEQHLIDYSRVTLPNTGGITEFKKITSIAETHYVGMIPHFTGPLSTAALVHTLGSSSPIRAMIELAGGEPEKIPYFNDDYVLFKNGKLYLNPAPGLGVKFNPKKADFVLEVTANTKFPHPILHSPDGAVHNW
- the dgoD gene encoding galactonate dehydratase, which translates into the protein MKSSTNNSGISRRKAIQSVLGVAGLGLTLPASSYAYAAPPPPTYYREKVKITRLETFLIKPRWIFLRIHTDAGVVGLGEPLLEGRALTIQTAIKEVEPYLIGKDPRQVVHHWQAIYRHAFYRGGPILTSALSGIDHALWDIKGKLLNVPVYELLGGPTRDRVRVYGRASNAEDMKKRVAEGYKTIKTGVAKENQIPARIVENPKFIQYAADNFASLRQAGGKDMDIGIDFHGAISPQTAKVLIKELEPFQPMFVEEPCQAQNVDTMAEIAHGTHIPIATGERIFTKWGFREILEKKAASILQPDLCHAGGITEGRLIAGMAEAYYVPIAPHNPMGPISLAVGLQLAASIPNFLVQEQVSLGEGYLKKPFKLEKDGNVLVPTGPGLGVELDEDQIKEKMGHDWKNPESYDPRDGSVVDW